A genome region from Solanum pennellii chromosome 12, SPENNV200 includes the following:
- the LOC107006177 gene encoding CBS domain-containing protein CBSCBSPB5-like isoform X2: MATRRSASRRSLSMTSLSSSHLKKKTTVPLSPHRNSLFSSPSMGLTGERTVKRLRLSKALTIPDSTSIYDACRRMAARRVDALLLTDSNALLCGILTDKDITTRVIASEVNIQETPVSKVMTKHPVFVLSDTLAVEALQKMVLGKFRHLPVVENGEVIALLDIAKCLYDAIARLERAAEKGKAIVAAVQGVEKNWGASISDSDSFIETLRERMFRPSLSTIISENPKTVTVVPNDTVLEAAKKMSESKTSSAIVAVDKKPKGILTSKDILMRVIAQDLSPESILVERVMTPNPECATTDTSIVDALHTMHDGKFLHLPVIDKDGVVVAVIDVLHITHAAVATVGNTSGVNNEAANTRIQKFWDSAMELSPDDGEETRSICSLKFASEGAELRRCISYPSSSLSNTFAFKIQDRTGRMHRFNCNIGSMRDLITAIIQRVGDDIKRKNLPQILYEDEDHDKVVLATESDLTAAVEHARCAGWKGLRLHLDYSGKHGCRKGSRSNSLDTQSAWASAYSAVAAGAALFAGLGVIAFLRRSNN; the protein is encoded by the exons GGGTCTGACCGGAGAGAGGACAGTGAAGAGACTCCGACTTTCTAAAGCTCTAACGATACCTGATTCTACAAGTATTTATGATGCTTGCCGCAGGATGGCTGCTCGCAGAGTTGATGCTTTATTGCTGACTGACTCGAATGCATTATTATGTGGTATATTGACGGATAAG GATATAACAACCAGAGTTATTGCAAGTGAAGTCAATATTCAGGAAACACCTGTTTCAAAGGTTATGACAAAACATCCTGTTTTTGTTCTTTCAGACACACTTGCTGTAGAAGCATTGCAGAAAATGGTGCTAG GAAAATTTAGACATTTGCCAGTTGTAGAAAATGGTGAGGTCATTGCTTTGCTTGATATAGCAAAATGTCTTTATGATGCTATTGCTCGCCTTGAAAGGGCAGCAGAGAAAGGAAAGGCAATTGTAGCTGCGGTTCAGGGAGTTGAAAAAAACTGGGGAGCATCTATTTCTG ATTCTGATTCATTTATTGAAACCCTTCGGGAGAGAATGTTTAGGCCTTCACTCTCTACAATCATTTCTGAGAATCCAAA AACTGTTACAGTTGTACCAAACGATACTGTTTTAGAAGCAGCAAAAAAGATGTCTGAATCTAAAACAAGCTCGGCTATTGTGGCTGTTGATAAGAAACCAAAAGGAATTTTAAC TTCAAAGGACATACTGATGCGAGTCATAGCACAAGATCTTTCACCAGAGTCCATACTTGTTGAGAGG GTAATGACTCCCAATCCCGAATGTGCTACAACAGATACATCTATTGTTGATGCTTTACATACAATGCATGATGGGAAATTTTTACACCTACCTGTAATTGATAAAG ATGGAGTTGTAGTTGCTGTGATTGATGTGCTTCATATCACTCATGCAGCTGTAGCCACG GTGGGAAATACTTCTGGAGTGAATAATGAAGCTGCAAATACTAGGATACAAAAGTTCTGGGATTCAGCTATGGAATTGTCTCCAGATGATGGGGAAGAGACACGAAG CATTTGTTCGTTGAAATTTGCTTCTGAAGGGGCAGAGTTGAGAAGATGTATATCCTATCCTTCGTCAAGCCTGTCTAATACTTTTGCATTCAAGATTCAAGACAGAACAGGAAGGATGCACAGATTCAACTGCA ATATCGGGAGCATGAGAGATCTGATAACAGCCATTATTCAAAGAGTGGGGGATGATATAAAGCGGAAGAACCTTCCTCAAATTCTG TATGAAGATGAAGACCATGACAAGGTTGTTCTAGCAACAGAAAGTGATCTCACAGCTGCAGTTGAGCATGCAAGATGTGCAGGTTGGAAG GGACTAAGATTGCACTTAGACTATTCAGGAAAGCACGGGTGTAGAAAGGGTTCAAGGTCCAACAGTTTGGATACACAATCTGCATGGGCTTCAGCTTACAGTGCCGTAGCAGCTGGTGCTGCATTGTTTGCAGGTTTAGGCGTAATAGCATTCCTAAGGAGATCTaataattga
- the LOC107006177 gene encoding CBS domain-containing protein CBSCBSPB5-like isoform X1 translates to MATRRSASRRSLSMTSLSSSHLKKKTTVPLSPHRNSLFSSPSMGLTGERTVKRLRLSKALTIPDSTSIYDACRRMAARRVDALLLTDSNALLCGILTDKDITTRVIASEVNIQETPVSKVMTKHPVFVLSDTLAVEALQKMVLGKFRHLPVVENGEVIALLDIAKCLYDAIARLERAAEKGKAIVAAVQGVEKNWGASISDSDSFIETLRERMFRPSLSTIISENPKTVTVVPNDTVLEAAKKMSESKTSSAIVAVDKKPKGILTSKDILMRVIAQDLSPESILVERVMTPNPECATTDTSIVDALHTMHDGKFLHLPVIDKDGVVVAVIDVLHITHAAVATVGNTSGVNNEAANTRIQKFWDSAMELSPDDGEETRSICSLKFASEGAELRRCISYPSSSLSNTFAFKIQDRTGRMHRFNCNIGSMRDLITAIIQRVGDDIKRKNLPQILYEDEDHDKVVLATESDLTAAVEHARCAGWKQGLRLHLDYSGKHGCRKGSRSNSLDTQSAWASAYSAVAAGAALFAGLGVIAFLRRSNN, encoded by the exons GGGTCTGACCGGAGAGAGGACAGTGAAGAGACTCCGACTTTCTAAAGCTCTAACGATACCTGATTCTACAAGTATTTATGATGCTTGCCGCAGGATGGCTGCTCGCAGAGTTGATGCTTTATTGCTGACTGACTCGAATGCATTATTATGTGGTATATTGACGGATAAG GATATAACAACCAGAGTTATTGCAAGTGAAGTCAATATTCAGGAAACACCTGTTTCAAAGGTTATGACAAAACATCCTGTTTTTGTTCTTTCAGACACACTTGCTGTAGAAGCATTGCAGAAAATGGTGCTAG GAAAATTTAGACATTTGCCAGTTGTAGAAAATGGTGAGGTCATTGCTTTGCTTGATATAGCAAAATGTCTTTATGATGCTATTGCTCGCCTTGAAAGGGCAGCAGAGAAAGGAAAGGCAATTGTAGCTGCGGTTCAGGGAGTTGAAAAAAACTGGGGAGCATCTATTTCTG ATTCTGATTCATTTATTGAAACCCTTCGGGAGAGAATGTTTAGGCCTTCACTCTCTACAATCATTTCTGAGAATCCAAA AACTGTTACAGTTGTACCAAACGATACTGTTTTAGAAGCAGCAAAAAAGATGTCTGAATCTAAAACAAGCTCGGCTATTGTGGCTGTTGATAAGAAACCAAAAGGAATTTTAAC TTCAAAGGACATACTGATGCGAGTCATAGCACAAGATCTTTCACCAGAGTCCATACTTGTTGAGAGG GTAATGACTCCCAATCCCGAATGTGCTACAACAGATACATCTATTGTTGATGCTTTACATACAATGCATGATGGGAAATTTTTACACCTACCTGTAATTGATAAAG ATGGAGTTGTAGTTGCTGTGATTGATGTGCTTCATATCACTCATGCAGCTGTAGCCACG GTGGGAAATACTTCTGGAGTGAATAATGAAGCTGCAAATACTAGGATACAAAAGTTCTGGGATTCAGCTATGGAATTGTCTCCAGATGATGGGGAAGAGACACGAAG CATTTGTTCGTTGAAATTTGCTTCTGAAGGGGCAGAGTTGAGAAGATGTATATCCTATCCTTCGTCAAGCCTGTCTAATACTTTTGCATTCAAGATTCAAGACAGAACAGGAAGGATGCACAGATTCAACTGCA ATATCGGGAGCATGAGAGATCTGATAACAGCCATTATTCAAAGAGTGGGGGATGATATAAAGCGGAAGAACCTTCCTCAAATTCTG TATGAAGATGAAGACCATGACAAGGTTGTTCTAGCAACAGAAAGTGATCTCACAGCTGCAGTTGAGCATGCAAGATGTGCAGGTTGGAAG CAGGGACTAAGATTGCACTTAGACTATTCAGGAAAGCACGGGTGTAGAAAGGGTTCAAGGTCCAACAGTTTGGATACACAATCTGCATGGGCTTCAGCTTACAGTGCCGTAGCAGCTGGTGCTGCATTGTTTGCAGGTTTAGGCGTAATAGCATTCCTAAGGAGATCTaataattga